The following coding sequences lie in one Alloacidobacterium dinghuense genomic window:
- a CDS encoding DDE-type integrase/transposase/recombinase, giving the protein MPEERGLQVDHTTVWRWVQDYGPELEHRLRQHLKPTNKSWRADETHVRLKGRWCYLYRAIDSKGATIDFLLTTFCDADAPSGSCARRSAIDPTLNLE; this is encoded by the coding sequence GTGCCGGAGGAGCGCGGTCTCCAGGTAGATCACACAACGGTTTGGCGCTGGGTGCAGGATTACGGCCCGGAGTTGGAGCATCGACTGCGACAGCATCTCAAGCCGACAAACAAGTCGTGGCGGGCGGACGAAACCCATGTTCGCCTGAAGGGACGCTGGTGCTACTTGTATCGGGCCATCGATTCCAAGGGTGCCACCATCGATTTCTTGCTGACAACGTTCTGTGACGCCGATGCTCCAAGCGGCTCTTGCGCAAGGCGCTCGGCGATCGATCCCACCCTCAACCTCGAGTGA
- a CDS encoding TIGR04282 family arsenosugar biosynthesis glycosyltransferase, with translation MESANHTDPPTQEPLPNSDRVLVIMAKAPRPGAVKTRLTPRLPPDTVTSFYRCLLDDTLALALSLRDVEVAIMCPEPDVNELAQLVGPEVSIVAQNGAGLAAGLTSVFAHFAEGRGRRIIAFNSDSPHLPASVLEGAFDKLAAHDVVIGPTFDGGYYLVGAKAAHRALFARDGMGTSTALDTLLSRAQALSLSVAFAEPFYDIDVADDLARLAAELRLAPEKAPRTARWLKEWELSTTQPRAGAAQS, from the coding sequence ATGGAATCTGCAAACCATACTGATCCGCCTACGCAGGAACCTCTACCCAATAGCGACCGCGTGCTCGTCATCATGGCGAAGGCTCCCCGACCCGGCGCAGTAAAGACCCGTCTGACTCCGAGGTTGCCCCCTGACACCGTCACCTCGTTTTATCGCTGCCTTCTCGACGACACCCTGGCGCTCGCGCTCTCCCTGCGCGACGTGGAAGTCGCCATCATGTGCCCAGAGCCAGACGTAAACGAGTTGGCGCAGTTGGTAGGCCCCGAAGTGAGCATAGTTGCGCAAAACGGCGCAGGCCTCGCCGCAGGCCTCACTTCCGTCTTCGCGCACTTCGCCGAAGGCCGCGGACGCCGCATCATCGCCTTCAATAGCGACAGCCCGCACCTGCCGGCTTCCGTCCTCGAGGGCGCATTCGACAAGCTTGCCGCGCATGACGTCGTCATCGGACCGACCTTTGACGGAGGTTACTATCTCGTAGGCGCGAAGGCTGCGCATCGTGCTCTTTTCGCCCGCGACGGAATGGGCACCAGCACCGCTCTCGACACGCTTCTCTCTCGCGCACAAGCTCTTTCGCTTTCTGTAGCCTTTGCAGAGCCTTTTTACGACATCGACGTAGCGGACGACCTTGCTCGTCTCGCAGCGGAGCTGCGTCTCGCTCCGGAAAAAGCCCCACGCACAGCGCGATGGCTCAAAGAGTGGGAGCTTTCGACGACACAACCACGCGCGGGCGCAGCACAATCATGA
- a CDS encoding TQO small subunit DoxD, producing the protein MSSNADRIPTAARQMSAAIGLTLIRVTIGAMFVWVFFENKGKGLYTPAGYAGLISYYIKSSHCPAVWKSVMALAASHAAMVAPLQAMTEISLGILLVIGLFTRPAAFVAFLFLGSLWISELGTSWIWELLVSVLAALGLAIGRAGRKWGIDALLAQRWPASPWW; encoded by the coding sequence ATGAGTTCGAACGCAGATCGGATACCGACTGCCGCAAGGCAAATGTCCGCCGCGATTGGGCTGACGCTAATACGCGTAACGATTGGAGCAATGTTTGTGTGGGTCTTTTTCGAGAATAAGGGAAAAGGCCTCTACACACCTGCCGGCTATGCAGGACTGATCAGCTACTACATCAAGTCGAGCCACTGCCCCGCTGTATGGAAGTCGGTGATGGCCCTGGCGGCAAGCCACGCCGCGATGGTTGCTCCCCTGCAGGCCATGACCGAGATTTCTCTTGGCATCCTGCTTGTCATCGGTCTCTTTACCCGTCCCGCCGCCTTCGTCGCCTTTCTCTTTCTCGGCAGCCTCTGGATTTCCGAGCTCGGCACTTCGTGGATCTGGGAGCTTCTCGTTTCCGTGCTCGCCGCGCTCGGGCTCGCTATCGGACGCGCCGGCCGGAAATGGGGCATAGACGCATTGCTGGCTCAGCGCTGGCCCGCCTCTCCGTGGTGGTGA
- a CDS encoding glycosyltransferase family 2 protein, with protein MRVSVVIPTHNEAQAIERVLADLPFGLTTEVIVVDSNSTDGTPGIAARMGARVIQEPRLGYGRACLTGFAAANSPDVVVFLDGDYSDRPSELPSLLAPIAEGRADITIGSRLHERNSAEALPWHQAMGNRLAAHLIRLFYGLEISDLGPFRAGRAEVLRALGLEETTYGWAVEMILKGVLAGYRIVEVPVSYFPRIGKSKIGGTLKGTAGAAWFILSLIVRYYFRRRKAESPA; from the coding sequence GTGCGCGTTTCCGTTGTCATCCCCACTCACAATGAAGCCCAGGCGATCGAGCGCGTCTTAGCCGATCTCCCGTTCGGTCTAACGACAGAGGTCATCGTCGTCGACAGCAACTCGACGGACGGCACGCCCGGAATCGCGGCTCGAATGGGAGCCCGCGTCATTCAGGAGCCGCGCCTCGGCTACGGCCGAGCCTGTCTCACCGGCTTCGCCGCGGCAAATTCGCCTGATGTCGTAGTCTTCCTTGACGGCGACTACAGCGACCGCCCCTCCGAACTCCCGAGTCTTCTCGCGCCGATAGCAGAGGGCCGCGCGGACATCACCATCGGCTCCCGCCTCCACGAACGGAATTCTGCAGAGGCGTTGCCTTGGCATCAGGCGATGGGTAACCGACTCGCCGCCCACCTGATTCGCCTTTTCTATGGACTGGAAATCAGCGACCTCGGCCCATTTCGTGCTGGCCGCGCTGAGGTTCTGCGCGCGCTCGGCCTCGAAGAGACCACCTACGGCTGGGCCGTTGAGATGATCCTCAAAGGCGTTCTCGCCGGATACCGCATCGTGGAAGTCCCCGTCAGCTACTTTCCCCGCATCGGAAAATCGAAGATCGGTGGCACGCTCAAAGGCACCGCCGGCGCAGCCTGGTTCATTCTAAGCTTGATCGTGCGGTACTATTTTCGCCGCCGGAAGGCAGAAAGCCCCGCATAA